One genomic window of Sardina pilchardus chromosome 15, fSarPil1.1, whole genome shotgun sequence includes the following:
- the LOC134102483 gene encoding uncharacterized protein C1orf87 homolog, whose amino-acid sequence MASKYTPETNAMPHLVVKIVASRQVKYFVEEPDKSKVLNPEVVAADVPSVVPEDVSVHTGKISPSQSPFLNKALDESAHIHKELQQIRERQCVTAPCGDRFQSYIHLRKSLSALTNLRRAPSQRQSLLGEQGEGEMKDGEPDEERRLVLQAVREELRDWCASSSPSSSSSSPSSPSALGNMERDMLELDTSRTGAIHQAQLTYVFLRSKVPLKLPTLGRLFHVFSKETCPDEVLMQKKVLLCAVTSRTHFMRHSAQIGSLTNVSLMF is encoded by the exons ATGGCATCCAAATACACCCCTGAGACAAATGCAATGCCTCATCTGGTCGTTAAAATCGTTGCTAGTAGACAGGTCAAATATTTTGTGGAAGAACCAGATAA GTCAAAGGTGTTAAATCCAGAAGTGGTTGCTGCGGATGTCCCGAGTGTAGTCCCTGAAGATGTGTCTGTACATACAGGCAAAATATCCCCATCGCAAAGTCCTTTCCTAAACAAAGCACTGGATGAGagcgcacacattcacaaggaGTTACAACAG ATTCGTGAGAGGCAGTGTGTGACAGCACCTTGTGGTGACCGCTTCCAGTCTTACATTCATCTGAGGAAGAGCCTCTCAGCTTTGACAAACCTCCGTAGAGCGCCAAGCCAACGGCAATCTCTCTTGGGCGAACAAGGG GAAGGTGAGATGAAGGATGGGGAACCAGATGAGGAACGACGACTCGTGCTGCAGGCCGTCAGGGAGGAGCTGCGGGACTggtgcgcctcctcctccccctcctcctcctcctcctccccctcctccccctctgctCTGGGAAACATGGAGCGTGACATGCTGGAGCTGGACACCTCCCGCACAGGAGCCATCCATCAGGCCCAACTCACCTACGTGTTCTTGAGAAGCAAGGTTCCCTTGAAGTTGCCGACTTTGGGTCGTTTGTTCCACGTGTTCTCCAAAGAGACGTGCCCTGATGAGGTGCTTATGCAGAAAAAGGTTTTGCTATGTGCAGTCACCAGTCGGACACATTTCATGCGCCACTCAGCTCAGATAGGATCACTTACTAACGTGTCTTTGATGTTTTGA